Genomic window (Streptococcus porcinus):
GTAAAATTCTTGACAATTCATCTGATGACTTTTATAATGTAATTATGGTAACGATTACAAAATAGGAGGCCAAAATGTTAGACATCTTAAAAAATAATTTCTTCTTTGCTGTGGTTCGTGGTAAGGATGAAGCTGATGCAATCAATATTTCTCGATACGCTATTAAAGGCGGTATTCGTAATATTGAAATAACTTTCTCAACGCCTAATGCAGCTCAAGTGATTAAAGATTTATCTGAGGAATTTGAGAATTTTAAAGATGTTGTCATTGGAGCTGGAACGGTAATGACAACTGACTTGGCTAAGGAAGCTATTGATGCTGGAGCAAGGTTCCTTGTCAGTCCTCACTTTGATGCAGCGATTGCAAGCTTAGCGGTTGATAACAATGTCTATTACTTTCCAGGCTGTGCTACTGCAACAGAGGTAGTAACAGCTATGAGAGCTCAATGTCCTATTATTAAATTATTCCCTGGCGGTGTTTTAGGACCTGGCTTTATTAAAGATATCCATGGCCCAATACCAGAAGTAGATCTCATGCCATCAGGTGGAGTGGCTATAGAAAACGTTGCTGAATGGAAAAAAGCTGGAGCTGTTGCAGTTGGAGTCGGATCGGCATTATCAAGGAATGTAGCAAGTCAAGGCTATCAAAGCGTTACAGAAATTGCTAAAGCCTTTGTTTCAGCTCTTAACTAATAAGGAGAAATGTATGGTTTTTAACGATGATAAGTTTATGTTAAAAAATGAAGCAGCCGAAAAGCTTTATATGCAGATTAAGGATCAACCAATCTTTGATTATCATTGTCACTTAGATCCAAAAGAAATTTTCGAGGATAACGTTTATGATAATATTGTTGATTTATGGCTGGGCGGCGACCATTACAAGTGGCGACTGATGCGAGCGAATGGTGTTTCAGAAGATGAGATTACAGGCTCTGCTAGCAAATTAGCCAAATTTAAAGCATTTGCAAGAACAATCGAAAGAGCTTATGGCAATCCGGTTTATCATTGGTCAGCAATGGAGTTGAAAAATATCTTTGGTATAAGTGAACCATTGACTGAAGCAAATGCTGAACAGATGTATCATCAACTAAATGAGTATTTAGTAAGGCATCAAATCAGCCCAAGAAAATTAATTGCTGATAGTAAGGTAACGTTTATTGGAACAACGGATAGTCCTCTAGATGATTTGAAATGGCATCAAAAATTAACTGATGATAAGACATTCTCAACTATTGTTGCTCCAACCTTTAGACCAGATCAAGCATTTATTGAGCACGGGCAATTTTCAAGCTTTGTCAAAGACTTGAGTCAATTGACTGGCAAAACAATTACAGATTTCCAAACATTCATTAGTGCTTTGGAAGACCGTGTTGCTTATTTTGCAGACCATGGTTGTAAAGCAAGTGATATCAGTTTTACAGAAATTGTCTTTGAAAGTGCTGAGCAATCTGAACTTGATTGTTTGCTCCAAAAAGGTATTCAAAACCAGCAAGTAAGTCAACAGGACATCCGTCAATGGCAAACAGCTGTTTTTTCAGAGCTATGTCGACTTTATAAAACTTATGGCTTTGTAACTCAAGTTCACTTTGGAGCCCTTCGTAATAATCATTCTGTCCTTTATCAAAAACTTGGTGCTGATATTGGGATAGATTCTATGGGGGATCAAACTGCTTTGGCAGCTAATATGAATCGACTTTTAGATCATTTGACTGTGACTGATGGTTTGCCAAAAATGATTTGGTATAACCTAAATCCAAGTTATAACATTACGGTAGCTAATACACTTGCTAATTTCCAGGCTAATGAAGCTGGGATCAAATCTTACCTTCAATTTGGGGCCGGCTGGTGGTTCGCTGATACTAAGCTTGGTATGATTAGTCAAATGGATGCTTTGGCAGAACAAGGGATGCTAGCTAATTTTGTTGGGATGTTAACAGATTCGCGTAGCTTCTTGTCATATCAACGTCATGATTATTTCAGACGAATACTTGCAAGTTACATTGGTCAATGGATCAGCCAAGGCGAAGTTCCAGAGGATTATGAAGCACTTGGTCAGATGGTTCAGGATATTGCTTATAACAATGCAAAAGCTTACTTTAAGAACTAAGAAAATAGGGGAAAAACGATGAAAATGTCATTTAGATGGTATGGGAAAAATGATCCTGTATCGCTTCAAGAAATTAAAGCTATTCCAGGAATGCAAGGAATTGTAACGGCTGTTTATGATGTACCAGTTGGTCAGGCTTGGCCTTTGGAAAATATTCTTGAGCTTAAAAAAATGGTAGAAGATGCAGGCCTTGAAATCACAGTTATTGAGTCTATTCCTGTTCATGAAGATATTAAACAGGGTAAAGCTAACCGCGATGAATTGATTGAGAATTATAAGACCTCAATTGAAAATGTTGGTAAAGCTGGAATTCCGGTTGTTTGTTATAATTTTATGCCAGTCTTTGATTGGACGCGTTCAGACCTTAATCATCCTCTTCCAGATGGATCTACTTCATTAGCCTTCCTTAAATCCGACTTAGAAGGTGTGGATCCAGTGGCTGATGATTTAAACTTGCCAGGTTGGGATTCTTCTTATTCAAAAGAAGAAATGAAGGCTATTATCGAAAATTATCGCCATAATATTTCGGAAGAAGATTTGTGGGCTAACTTGGAATATTTTATCAAAGCCATTATGCCAACGGCTGAAGCTGCGGGGGTTAAAATGGCCATTCATCCTGATGACCCTCCATATGGTATCTTTGGTCTTCCTCGTATTATTACTGGTCAAGAAGCAATTGAACGTTTCCTTGATATTTATGATTCAGAAAATAATGGTATTACCATGTGTGTAGGTTCTTATGCATCAGATCCTAAAAATGCGGTCATTGCGATGACAGAGTATGCTTTAAAACGCAATCGTATCAACTTTATGCATACGCGTAATGTGACTGCTGGTGATTGGGGCTTCCAAGAAACAGCTCATTTATCTCAAGCTGGTGATGTTGATATGAATGCTATTATTAAACTGTTGGTCAATTATGACTGGCAGGGAGCACTTCGTCCAGACCATGGACGTCGTATTTGGGGAGACCAAACCAAAACACCGGGTTACGGACTCTTTGATCGTGCTCTGGGTGCTACCTATTTTAACGGCTTGTATGAGGCAAATATGAGAGCTGAAGGAAAAATGCCTGATTTTGGAATAAAAGATAAAACAGTTGGTCATAACTAAGAGTGTTTAATTGGCAAAAGCCAGATATGAGAGGAAAGAATATGTCTAGAGTAATTGATTTTAATAATAAAGTTGTAGTTGTTACAGGTGCAGGTGGAGTCCTTTGTGGTTTTATGGCTAAAGAGTTTGCCAAAGCTGGTGCTAAAGTTGCCCTTTTAGACTTAAATCAAGATGGAGCGCAAAAATTTGTTGATGAGATCGAAGCCGAAGGCGGTATTGCAAAAGCTTATAAGGCGAATGTTCTTTCAAAAGAAAACTTAGAGGAAGTTCGTCAAGCTGTTCTGAATGATTTAGGTCCGACAGATATTCTAGTTAATGGTGCTGGAGGAAACAGTCCTAAAGCAACAACTGATAATGAATTTCATGAATTGGATTTACCATCTGAAACAAAATCTTTCTTTGATTTAGATGAAGCGGGAATCAGTTTTGTTTTCAACTTAAACTACTTAGGAACCCTTCTTCCGACACAAGTTTTTGCTCAGGACATGGTTGGTCGCCCTGGTGCCAACATTATTAATATTTCATCAATGAATGCTTTTACACCACTAACAAAAATTCCAGCTTATTCAGGAGCTAAAGCAGCTATTAGCAACTTTACGCAATGGTTGGCCGTTCACTTCTCTAAGGTTGGTATCCGTTGCAATGCTATCGCTCCAGGTTTCTTAGTTACTAACCAAAACCGGGGCTTACTCTTCTCTGAAGATGGTCAACCAACAGCGCGTGCTAAGAAAATCCTTAATAATACGCCAATGGGACGATTTGGAGAGGCTGAAGAACTTATTGGTGGCCTTTTCTTCCTAGCTGATGAGAAATCAGCAAGTTTCGTTAATGGAGTTGTATTGCCAATTGATGGTGGCTTTGCTGCTTACTCTGGTGTTTAAAGACATTATAAGGATAATGAAGTTGTTCTTGATTTACTAGTGAGATTTAAGGGAAAAGGTCATAGGCGTAGAGACCTTTTTACCTTGTTTGTGACATTTAAAATATCAAGACATACTATCGTGTGGCAATTAGTTTACACGTAAATAGTGGGAGGTTCGTATGACAAGTAAAAAGCAAAAGTATGTCTTTTGTGTAGATTCAGATGGTTGTGCTATGGATACCATGACCTATAAACACCAGTTGTTTTTTGGCCCTTTAGCTGCAGACGTTTTTGAAGTTACTGACAGAGAAGTTTTTTTGCAAGAATGGGATCGCATTAATCTCTTTTCTAAAACGAGAGGGGTAAACCGATTCGTTGGTTTGGTGATGGGGTTGGAATTTGCTGGGGTTTCTGATATTGCCGCTTTAAAAAATTGGGTTGAGACAACAAAGTCATTATCAAATCAATCTTTAGAAAGCGAGATTGCTAAAGAAGGTAGTCAGGATTTAATCAAAGCCTTACAATGGTCAAATGAAGTCAATGCCAAAATTAAAAATTATGAAGGTCAAGCTTTAGCCTTCCAAGGTGCTAAAGACGCTCTCGAAAAATTGCACCAGGTTGGAGAAGTCTTTGTTGTTAGCTCAGCTAACAAAGAAGCTGTAGAAGAAGAATGGAAGGATCAAGGGCTTATGAGCTATGTTACTGACCTTTATTGTCAAGATCGTGGGAAGAAAGAAGATGTTATTGCTCAACTTATCACTAAGGGCTATGACAAATCAAAAATTCTAATGATTGGCGATTCTCCAGGTGATCTGGCTGCAGCAGAAATAAATAATGTCTCATTTTATCCGATTTTAGTTGGTCACGAAAAATATTCTTGGCTGACGCTGAAAGAAAAAATTGCGGATACCTTTATTAGCACAGGTTTAGACAAGATTGAATTAGCACAGTTAAAAGAGAAATTCTGGAAAAATCTAGAATAACTCAACAATCAGAAAGGATAGCAATATGACACATTTAGTAGACTTAAGTAAAAAACCATACAATCTTGATCAGGAGGCTATTGATTGGGTCGAAAAGACCATCGCTTCGATGACACTTGATGAAAAGATTGGACAGTTGTTTGTTAATATGGGAAGTAGTCGCACAGAAGAATATTTAACGCAGGTTATGACAGACTACAAATTTGCTGCTGTCCGTTATGCACCGGGTCCTGCAGCAGATATTTGGGACCAAAATTACATTTTACAAACCAAATCAAAAATCCCAATGCTTATTGCTGCCAATACAGAATCAGGTGGTAATGGTGCAGTAACTGATGGTACTAAAATTGGCGATGAGGTAAAAATTGCTGCTACAAACGATCCTAAATATGCTTACGAATTAGGTCGGATTGCAGGATTAGAAGCTTCAGCAGTAGGCTGTAATGCTTCATTTGCACCAATTATGGACTTGAGTCGTAACTGGCGTAATCCCATTATTGCTAATCGCACTTGGGGCAGTGATGTTGACCAAGTGATCACTTTATCAAAAGAGTATATGCGCGGTATTATGGAACATGGCATTATACCATTTGCAAAACATTTCCCAGGAGATGGAATTGATGAGCGTGACCATCATTTATCTTATGCTTCAAATCCTATGACTAAAGCAGAATGGCTGGAAAGCTTTGGCCGGATTTATGGAGAAATGGCTGATGCAGGCTTACCAGGAATTATGGCTGGTCACATTCACTTACCGAATGTTGAAAAAGAAATGTATCCAGAGCGGGACTTTGATGACATGCTTCCAGCTTCCTTAAATAAAGTGTTATTGGATGAATTATTACGAGGTGAACTCGGTTATAACGGAGCTATCGTAACAGATGCATCGCATATGGTAGGTATGACATCATCAATGCCACGTCGTGAACTTTTACCTACTGCGATTGAAGCAGGCTGTGATCTCTTTTTATTCTTTAATGACCCTGATGAAGATTTAGCATGGATGAAAGAAGGCTATGAAAAGGGTATTCTTTCTGATCAACGTCTTCACGATGCGTTGCGTCGGACTTTAGGATTAAAAGCGCGCTTGGGTCTACACAAGTACGACAATTGCCGTGAGCAAATCATGCTTTCCAAAGAAGAAGCAATGGCTTTAATCAATACAGAAGAAGCAAAAGGCATTTCTGATCAGGTCGCAGATGCAGCAATTACACTTGTTAAAGATAAGCAAAAAGGTATTTTTCCAGTTACCCCAGAACGTTATAAACGTATCTTAATAGTAGAAGTAGATGGCTATAAAGGCGGTTTTGGTGCTCTTATCAATTCTGGTAAAAAACGTGCTTCTGATACCTTGAAAGAACTGCTAAAGAATGCAGGACACGAAGTTGCTATTTGGGAAAATACAGAAGAACGGATTAAGAAATTACCAGAATCAGAACAAGCAGCAGCTATCCAAAATGTTTATGCCTCAAAACGTCCAATTTCAGCTATAACGGATAATTATGACTTAATTATTAATCTTGTAGACGTCAATTCTGGAGGAACAACCCAACGTATCATTTGGCCAGCTGCCAAGGGTACACCAGATCAGCCTTTTTACGTTCATGAAATTCCGACCATTGTTGTTTCTGTACAGCATCCATTTGCACTAGCTGATATGCCTCAAGTGGGAACTTACATTAATGCTTATGATGGTATGCCAAATACAATGGCTGCTTTATTTGAAAAACTGTCTGGAAAATCAGAATTTAAAGGTGTCTCACCTGTGGATGCTTACTGTGGTCTTATTGATACGCATATTTGGCGACAAAAGTAATTCTTGTATAGTATAAGAACTCTTTGTAAGAAGGGTTCTTTTTAATTATTAATACAGTTGTTTACTATTTGCAAACTGTTATAGTAAATAGGTAAAAAATTTGTTATAATTATCTCGAATTAGGCAAGGAGAAGGGGATTTTATGGACTTTTGGACACATTTAGCACAACTATCTCTGATTGAAACCGAACGCTTATACTTACGCCCCATAACCTACTTTGATAGTGATGCCTTTTTTGAGTTCGCGTCAGATCCTAGTCAGTTATCTTTTATTTTCCCAGCAGTGGCAACCAGATCAGAAAGTGATTACCTATTGACACATGCTTTTTTGAAAAATCCGCTAGGTTGCTGGGCTATTGCTGAAAAAAATCAGCAAGATATGATTGGTTTTATTAAGTTTGAAAATATTGTAGTTAGCAGTGCATCGGCCGATTTTGGTTATTTTTTAAGTCACAAGTATCGTGGTCGAGGCTACATGACAGAAGCGGTTAGGCATTTACTTGCCTTTTCCTTTGAAGACTTGAACCTCAAGTGTCTGAAAATTGTAACCCATAAAGAAAATATTGCTAGTCAAAAAGTTGCACAAGCGACATCATTTTCATTAAAACGTGCTTTCAAAGGCAGTGATCGCTATACCCATAAAGTAAGGGACTATCTGGAATACCAAATATCAAAAGGTGACTATCATGAGTAAACATCAGGAAAT
Coding sequences:
- a CDS encoding glycoside hydrolase family 3 protein — translated: MTHLVDLSKKPYNLDQEAIDWVEKTIASMTLDEKIGQLFVNMGSSRTEEYLTQVMTDYKFAAVRYAPGPAADIWDQNYILQTKSKIPMLIAANTESGGNGAVTDGTKIGDEVKIAATNDPKYAYELGRIAGLEASAVGCNASFAPIMDLSRNWRNPIIANRTWGSDVDQVITLSKEYMRGIMEHGIIPFAKHFPGDGIDERDHHLSYASNPMTKAEWLESFGRIYGEMADAGLPGIMAGHIHLPNVEKEMYPERDFDDMLPASLNKVLLDELLRGELGYNGAIVTDASHMVGMTSSMPRRELLPTAIEAGCDLFLFFNDPDEDLAWMKEGYEKGILSDQRLHDALRRTLGLKARLGLHKYDNCREQIMLSKEEAMALINTEEAKGISDQVADAAITLVKDKQKGIFPVTPERYKRILIVEVDGYKGGFGALINSGKKRASDTLKELLKNAGHEVAIWENTEERIKKLPESEQAAAIQNVYASKRPISAITDNYDLIINLVDVNSGGTTQRIIWPAAKGTPDQPFYVHEIPTIVVSVQHPFALADMPQVGTYINAYDGMPNTMAALFEKLSGKSEFKGVSPVDAYCGLIDTHIWRQK
- a CDS encoding mannonate dehydratase; this translates as MKMSFRWYGKNDPVSLQEIKAIPGMQGIVTAVYDVPVGQAWPLENILELKKMVEDAGLEITVIESIPVHEDIKQGKANRDELIENYKTSIENVGKAGIPVVCYNFMPVFDWTRSDLNHPLPDGSTSLAFLKSDLEGVDPVADDLNLPGWDSSYSKEEMKAIIENYRHNISEEDLWANLEYFIKAIMPTAEAAGVKMAIHPDDPPYGIFGLPRIITGQEAIERFLDIYDSENNGITMCVGSYASDPKNAVIAMTEYALKRNRINFMHTRNVTAGDWGFQETAHLSQAGDVDMNAIIKLLVNYDWQGALRPDHGRRIWGDQTKTPGYGLFDRALGATYFNGLYEANMRAEGKMPDFGIKDKTVGHN
- a CDS encoding GNAT family N-acetyltransferase, with translation MDFWTHLAQLSLIETERLYLRPITYFDSDAFFEFASDPSQLSFIFPAVATRSESDYLLTHAFLKNPLGCWAIAEKNQQDMIGFIKFENIVVSSASADFGYFLSHKYRGRGYMTEAVRHLLAFSFEDLNLKCLKIVTHKENIASQKVAQATSFSLKRAFKGSDRYTHKVRDYLEYQISKGDYHE
- a CDS encoding HAD family hydrolase, which gives rise to MTSKKQKYVFCVDSDGCAMDTMTYKHQLFFGPLAADVFEVTDREVFLQEWDRINLFSKTRGVNRFVGLVMGLEFAGVSDIAALKNWVETTKSLSNQSLESEIAKEGSQDLIKALQWSNEVNAKIKNYEGQALAFQGAKDALEKLHQVGEVFVVSSANKEAVEEEWKDQGLMSYVTDLYCQDRGKKEDVIAQLITKGYDKSKILMIGDSPGDLAAAEINNVSFYPILVGHEKYSWLTLKEKIADTFISTGLDKIELAQLKEKFWKNLE
- a CDS encoding bifunctional 4-hydroxy-2-oxoglutarate aldolase/2-dehydro-3-deoxy-phosphogluconate aldolase, with translation MLDILKNNFFFAVVRGKDEADAINISRYAIKGGIRNIEITFSTPNAAQVIKDLSEEFENFKDVVIGAGTVMTTDLAKEAIDAGARFLVSPHFDAAIASLAVDNNVYYFPGCATATEVVTAMRAQCPIIKLFPGGVLGPGFIKDIHGPIPEVDLMPSGGVAIENVAEWKKAGAVAVGVGSALSRNVASQGYQSVTEIAKAFVSALN
- a CDS encoding SDR family oxidoreductase; protein product: MSRVIDFNNKVVVVTGAGGVLCGFMAKEFAKAGAKVALLDLNQDGAQKFVDEIEAEGGIAKAYKANVLSKENLEEVRQAVLNDLGPTDILVNGAGGNSPKATTDNEFHELDLPSETKSFFDLDEAGISFVFNLNYLGTLLPTQVFAQDMVGRPGANIINISSMNAFTPLTKIPAYSGAKAAISNFTQWLAVHFSKVGIRCNAIAPGFLVTNQNRGLLFSEDGQPTARAKKILNNTPMGRFGEAEELIGGLFFLADEKSASFVNGVVLPIDGGFAAYSGV
- the uxaC gene encoding glucuronate isomerase gives rise to the protein MVFNDDKFMLKNEAAEKLYMQIKDQPIFDYHCHLDPKEIFEDNVYDNIVDLWLGGDHYKWRLMRANGVSEDEITGSASKLAKFKAFARTIERAYGNPVYHWSAMELKNIFGISEPLTEANAEQMYHQLNEYLVRHQISPRKLIADSKVTFIGTTDSPLDDLKWHQKLTDDKTFSTIVAPTFRPDQAFIEHGQFSSFVKDLSQLTGKTITDFQTFISALEDRVAYFADHGCKASDISFTEIVFESAEQSELDCLLQKGIQNQQVSQQDIRQWQTAVFSELCRLYKTYGFVTQVHFGALRNNHSVLYQKLGADIGIDSMGDQTALAANMNRLLDHLTVTDGLPKMIWYNLNPSYNITVANTLANFQANEAGIKSYLQFGAGWWFADTKLGMISQMDALAEQGMLANFVGMLTDSRSFLSYQRHDYFRRILASYIGQWISQGEVPEDYEALGQMVQDIAYNNAKAYFKN